A single region of the Lacerta agilis isolate rLacAgi1 chromosome 9, rLacAgi1.pri, whole genome shotgun sequence genome encodes:
- the AP5S1 gene encoding AP-5 complex subunit sigma-1, which translates to MVHAFFIQTLRCRPGEEAGCCRVLYSRVFGPEGLEDAGPQDREKGRLREKEQILAVARQVESACKLHQRASGKPHSEHLAQLPDEPVSLHDAPLGVFRLPVGDPFSEDKTVLWVGIQCLGFALVCDPHENLLLAESTLKHLAKTLADHLKLLSSGSDVVLKADRTEVVLHKFLPHGQLLFLNDQFALGLEREASAALGK; encoded by the exons ATGGTCCACGCCTTCTTCATCCAGACGTTACGCTGCCGACCCGGGGAAGAGGCAGGCTGCTGCCGAGTGCTCTATTCCAGGGTCTTCGGCCCTGAAGGGTTGGAAGATGCTGGGCCCCAGGATCGCGAGAAGGGGCGGCTGCGCGAGAAGGAGCAGATCCTGGCCGTCGCCAG GCAAGTGGAGTCAGCCTGCAAACTCCACCAGCGGGCTTCCGGGAAGCCTCACTCCGAGCACCTAGCCCAACTCCCCGACGAACCCGTTTCTCTCCACGATGCCCCGTTGGGGGTCTTCCGCCTCCCCGTGGGGGACCCCTTCTCTGAGGATAAGACCGTTCTGTGGGTGGGCATCCAGTGCCTGGGCTTCGCTCTGGTCTGCGACCCCCATGAGAACCTGCTGCTGGCCGAGAGCACCTTGAAGCACCTTGCCAAGACCCTCGCCGACCACCTCAAGCTGCTGAGCTCAGGGAGCGACGTCGTCCTCAAGGCCGACAGGACGGAGGTCGTCCTCCACAAGTTCCTGCCGCACGGGCAGCTGCTCTTCCTGAACGACCAGTTTGCGCTGGGCCTGGAGAGAGAGGCGAGCGCGGCTCTCGGCAAATGA